One Myripristis murdjan chromosome 18, fMyrMur1.1, whole genome shotgun sequence DNA window includes the following coding sequences:
- the plin2 gene encoding perilipin-2 isoform X1 yields the protein MAAADVVLHQNVVERVTNLPLVSSTYGLVSSVYSNTKDTHPYIRSVCEAAEHGVRTFTSVALTTATPIIDKLEPQIAIANDLACKGLDKIQKTLPILHQPSEQIVASAKDVVTSAKDAVSVTVTGAKDTVSDTLTSVVEKTRGAVQDGVEMTRAVVNGSVSTVLESRVVQLVSTGVDTALSTSENLVEHYLPLTEDELRELELEAKTVKGFDKKKPSYYVRLGSLSTKFRKRAYTGALAKIRVAKQCTLESISQLNHTVDLIEFGRKNIDGANQKINKMNPWVKSKSSGPNQDDIHDAEVIESRTLALAHSLTQQLQTTCLVLVSGLQGLPNHVQQEALSLSRSAAEVYMSFNKAAVFRDMPDCVLTSSRIQLGKMKDSLDNVMDYLVNNTPLNWLVGPFYPRLTPPPATSSSSSTSSSSPDLPSTRPSHPPRHDDPMEVEMESLDSKQQQ from the exons ATGGCGGCAGCTGACGTTGTCCTACATCAG AATGTGGTTGAGAGGGTGACAAACCTTCCCCTGGTGAGCTCCACCTATGGCTTGGTGTCCAGCGTGTACTCCAACACCAAGGACACACACCCCTACATCAGgtctgtgtgtgaggctgcagagCATGGCGTGCGGACCTTCACCTCCGTGGCCCTCACCACGGCGACGCCCATCATCGACAAGCTGGAACCTCAGA TTGCCATTGCCAATGACCTGGCCTGTAAAGGTCTGGACAAGATTCAGAAAACATTGCCGATTCTTCACCAGCCCTCTGAGCAG ATTGTTGCAAGTGCCAAGGATGTGGTAACCAGTGCTAAAGACGCTGTGTCGGTCACGGTGACGGGTGCCAAGGACACAGTCTCAGACACTCTGACCAGTGTGGTGGAGAAGACTCGGGGTGCGGTGCAGGATGGGGTGGAGATGACCAGGGCTGTTGTCAACGGGAGTGTGAGCACAGTGCTGGAGAGTCGTGTGGTCCAGCTGGTCAGCACAGGGGTGGACACGGCCCTCAGCACCTCGGAGAACCTGGTGGAGCATTACCTGCCCCTGACTGAGGACGAGCTGCGTGAGCTGG agctggaagccAAAACAGTGAAAGGCTTCGACAAGAAGAAGCCCAGCTATTATGTCCGTCTGGGCTCCCTCTCCACCAAGTTCCGCAAGCGGGCCTACACCGGGGCCTTGGCCAAAATTCGAGTTGCCAAGCAGTGCACCCTAGAATCCATCTCCCAGCTGAACCACACTGTTGACCTG ATTGAATTTGGCAGAAAGAATATTGACGGGGCCAACCAGAAGATAAACAAGATGAACCCTTGGGTTAAGTCGAAGTCCAGCGGTCCAAACCAGGACGACATTCATGATGCAGAG GTGATCGAGTCTCGCACCCTGGCTCTGGCACATTCCCTCACCCAGCAGCTCCAGACCACCTGCCTGGTCCTCGTCTCTGGACTGCAAGGCCTTCCCAACCACGTCCAGCAAGAGGCGCTCTCACTCAGCCGCTCTGCCGCCGAGGTCTACATGAGCTTCAACAAGGCCGCTGTCTTCAGAGATATGCCAGACTGCGTGCTGACCAGCAGCAGAATCCAGCTGGGCAAAATGAAGGATTCCCTCGACAACGTCATGGATTATCTGGTCAACAACACGCCGCTCAACTGGCTGGTCGGTCCCTTTTACCCGCGgctgacccctcctccagccacctcctcgtcctcctccaccAGCAGCAGTAGCCCAGACCTGCCCTCCACCCGTCCCTCCCACCCGCCACGCCACGACGATCCCATGGAAGTTGAGATGGAGTCACTGGACTCCAAGCAGCAACAGTGA
- the plin2 gene encoding perilipin-2 isoform X2, whose amino-acid sequence MAAADVVLHQNVVERVTNLPLVSSTYGLVSSVYSNTKDTHPYIRSVCEAAEHGVRTFTSVALTTATPIIDKLEPQIAIANDLACKGLDKIQKTLPILHQPSEQIVASAKDVVTSAKDAVSVTVTGAKDTVSDTLTSVVEKTRGAVQDGVEMTRAVVNGSVSTVLESRVVQLVSTGVDTALSTSENLVEHYLPLTEDELQLEAKTVKGFDKKKPSYYVRLGSLSTKFRKRAYTGALAKIRVAKQCTLESISQLNHTVDLIEFGRKNIDGANQKINKMNPWVKSKSSGPNQDDIHDAEVIESRTLALAHSLTQQLQTTCLVLVSGLQGLPNHVQQEALSLSRSAAEVYMSFNKAAVFRDMPDCVLTSSRIQLGKMKDSLDNVMDYLVNNTPLNWLVGPFYPRLTPPPATSSSSSTSSSSPDLPSTRPSHPPRHDDPMEVEMESLDSKQQQ is encoded by the exons ATGGCGGCAGCTGACGTTGTCCTACATCAG AATGTGGTTGAGAGGGTGACAAACCTTCCCCTGGTGAGCTCCACCTATGGCTTGGTGTCCAGCGTGTACTCCAACACCAAGGACACACACCCCTACATCAGgtctgtgtgtgaggctgcagagCATGGCGTGCGGACCTTCACCTCCGTGGCCCTCACCACGGCGACGCCCATCATCGACAAGCTGGAACCTCAGA TTGCCATTGCCAATGACCTGGCCTGTAAAGGTCTGGACAAGATTCAGAAAACATTGCCGATTCTTCACCAGCCCTCTGAGCAG ATTGTTGCAAGTGCCAAGGATGTGGTAACCAGTGCTAAAGACGCTGTGTCGGTCACGGTGACGGGTGCCAAGGACACAGTCTCAGACACTCTGACCAGTGTGGTGGAGAAGACTCGGGGTGCGGTGCAGGATGGGGTGGAGATGACCAGGGCTGTTGTCAACGGGAGTGTGAGCACAGTGCTGGAGAGTCGTGTGGTCCAGCTGGTCAGCACAGGGGTGGACACGGCCCTCAGCACCTCGGAGAACCTGGTGGAGCATTACCTGCCCCTGACTGAGGACGAGCTGC agctggaagccAAAACAGTGAAAGGCTTCGACAAGAAGAAGCCCAGCTATTATGTCCGTCTGGGCTCCCTCTCCACCAAGTTCCGCAAGCGGGCCTACACCGGGGCCTTGGCCAAAATTCGAGTTGCCAAGCAGTGCACCCTAGAATCCATCTCCCAGCTGAACCACACTGTTGACCTG ATTGAATTTGGCAGAAAGAATATTGACGGGGCCAACCAGAAGATAAACAAGATGAACCCTTGGGTTAAGTCGAAGTCCAGCGGTCCAAACCAGGACGACATTCATGATGCAGAG GTGATCGAGTCTCGCACCCTGGCTCTGGCACATTCCCTCACCCAGCAGCTCCAGACCACCTGCCTGGTCCTCGTCTCTGGACTGCAAGGCCTTCCCAACCACGTCCAGCAAGAGGCGCTCTCACTCAGCCGCTCTGCCGCCGAGGTCTACATGAGCTTCAACAAGGCCGCTGTCTTCAGAGATATGCCAGACTGCGTGCTGACCAGCAGCAGAATCCAGCTGGGCAAAATGAAGGATTCCCTCGACAACGTCATGGATTATCTGGTCAACAACACGCCGCTCAACTGGCTGGTCGGTCCCTTTTACCCGCGgctgacccctcctccagccacctcctcgtcctcctccaccAGCAGCAGTAGCCCAGACCTGCCCTCCACCCGTCCCTCCCACCCGCCACGCCACGACGATCCCATGGAAGTTGAGATGGAGTCACTGGACTCCAAGCAGCAACAGTGA
- the cdca9 gene encoding borealin-2 produces MPSRRTKNTGLSSSAQEQLSKELRQSRLALFIQQFEKEAQEHMNEMERKMDNMLATVERVFKVELMKMPPSLLNARIGDLITEDELSSVALKDESLEMHQPLKRAPSKKVKLSEPSKMSKGGRGGKRTRTLPSSNSTGSLRSSSTTVKRTVSRLAKTSDQTVLTKPKLRSVSSAGDVSCLMAGCAPHITITTSQGQTVCFSEETKDTINLDLLDDVAWCQIQNLTRLINYLSHKAKGPTDV; encoded by the exons ATGCCGTCGAGACGCACGAAAAACACGGGACTGAGCAGCAGCGCCCAGGAGCAGCTGAGCAAGGAGCTGCGACAGAGCAGGCTGGCGCTTTTCATTCAGCAGTTTGAAAAAGAAG CGCAAGAACACATGAACGAGATGGAGCGCAAAATGGACAACATGTTGGCCACGGTCGAGAGAGTCTTCAAAGTGGAGTTGATGAAGATGCCGCCTTCTCTTCTAAACGCACGTATTGGCGATTTAATCACAG AGGATGAACTCTCCTCAGTTGCCCTAAAG GATGAATCACTCGAGATGCACCAGCCCCTTAAGCGGGCACCAAGTAAAAAAG TGAAACTGAGTGAGCCATCCAAAATGTCTAAG GGAGGAAGAGGCGGCAAAAGGACCAGAACGTTACCCAGTAGTAACAGCACTGGAAGTCTCAG ATCCTCCTCAACCACGGTCAAAAGAACTGTGTCCCGTTTGGCCAAGACCAGTGACCAGACTGTACTGACTAAACCAAAACTGAG GTCTGTCTCCTCTGCTGGCGATGTGTCCTGTTTGATGGCGGGGTGTGCCCCACACATCACTATAACCACTTCACAGGGACAG ACGGTCTGCTTTTCTGAAGAGACCAAGGACACGATCAACCTGGACCTGCTGGATGACGTGGCATGGTGCCAGATTCAGAACCTCACG AGGCTGATTAACTATCTCTCACACAAAGCCAAAGGCCCCACTGATGTGTAA